The following coding sequences are from one Haploplasma axanthum window:
- a CDS encoding extracellular solute-binding protein: MKKYSIMGLTLLLTLFTVLAACTPKKETVTLTVYSQLANSSGEMKGWFAEVLEKKFNVKINIVNDGENIYTTRVESGNLGDIVVWGEDGIRYKNAVEKNLLFDWEQDGLLDEFGPYIKENFGKALEKNRNLNGNNKLLGFGHDVALNADDHASFFYTWDIRYDLYERLNKPEIKDLDDLVELFKEMKKLEPLDEAGTPTYALSLWPDWDAEMVMYVKAMATAYYGLDELGIGLYNVETGDYHGALEENGPYIQMLKFFNRLFQEGLIDPDSMTQTYDKMIEKVQRGGTFFSIFNYAGNIAYNTSEHVNAGKIMLSLAPSEATPLVYGLNPMGGEYIWSIGSKTQYPELAMEIINWLSTPEGRMTVEYGPKDLNWYYDEEGYTKFTELGKKMRQNLSEPFPADSGYTGTFKDGSYKLGGTTWSLDAINPESKQEERFHWDYWKSNQGENLNDVHKRWREEFSSDNNQQYLEKHTNYKVAIATSFSKGSRDAELNAKWGRVIKEITDGSWKAIYAKDDKEFNIYINEMTRKANGHGYQLCLEWSQQEALRRHTLEQQVKNSK; this comes from the coding sequence ATGAAAAAATATTCTATTATGGGTTTGACATTATTGCTAACACTATTTACGGTGTTAGCTGCTTGTACACCTAAAAAAGAGACAGTTACTTTAACTGTTTATAGTCAACTTGCAAATAGTTCTGGAGAAATGAAAGGATGGTTTGCAGAAGTTTTAGAAAAGAAATTTAATGTAAAAATCAACATTGTTAATGATGGAGAAAATATCTATACTACAAGAGTTGAATCAGGTAATTTAGGAGATATAGTAGTTTGGGGAGAAGATGGCATTAGATATAAAAATGCTGTTGAAAAAAACTTGCTATTTGATTGGGAACAAGATGGTTTATTAGATGAATTTGGACCATACATTAAAGAGAATTTTGGAAAAGCATTAGAAAAGAATCGTAACTTAAACGGCAACAATAAGTTGTTAGGATTTGGACATGATGTTGCATTAAATGCTGATGATCACGCTTCATTCTTTTATACATGGGATATTAGATATGATTTATATGAAAGATTAAATAAACCAGAAATAAAAGATTTAGATGATTTGGTTGAACTGTTTAAAGAAATGAAAAAACTTGAACCTCTTGATGAGGCAGGAACACCAACATATGCACTTTCTTTATGGCCTGATTGGGATGCTGAAATGGTAATGTATGTTAAAGCTATGGCAACAGCATATTATGGGTTAGATGAACTTGGAATTGGTTTATATAATGTTGAAACAGGAGATTATCATGGTGCTTTAGAAGAAAATGGACCATATATCCAAATGTTGAAATTCTTTAATAGATTATTCCAAGAAGGTTTAATAGATCCAGATTCAATGACTCAAACATACGATAAGATGATTGAAAAGGTTCAAAGAGGAGGAACATTCTTCTCAATCTTTAATTATGCCGGGAATATAGCTTATAACACTAGTGAACACGTGAATGCAGGAAAAATAATGTTATCACTTGCACCAAGTGAAGCAACACCACTTGTATATGGATTAAATCCTATGGGTGGAGAATATATTTGGTCAATTGGCTCTAAGACTCAATATCCTGAGTTAGCTATGGAAATTATTAACTGGTTAAGTACTCCAGAGGGAAGAATGACAGTTGAATATGGTCCAAAAGATTTAAACTGGTATTATGATGAAGAAGGATATACGAAATTTACTGAACTAGGTAAGAAAATGAGACAAAATCTTTCTGAACCATTCCCAGCAGATAGCGGATATACTGGAACATTTAAAGATGGTTCATATAAACTTGGTGGAACAACATGGTCACTTGATGCAATTAATCCAGAATCTAAACAAGAAGAAAGATTCCATTGGGATTATTGGAAGAGTAATCAAGGTGAAAACTTAAATGATGTTCACAAGAGATGGCGTGAAGAGTTTTCTTCTGATAATAACCAACAATATTTAGAAAAACATACTAACTATAAAGTTGCAATTGCAACAAGTTTTAGTAAAGGTAGTAGAGATGCAGAACTTAATGCTAAGTGGGGAAGAGTAATCAAAGAAATTACTGATGGTTCTTGGAAAGCGATATATGCTAAAGATGATAAAGAATTTAATATATATATAAATGAAATGACTAGAAAAGCTAATGGACATGGATACCAATTATGTTTAGAATGGTCACAACAAGAAGCATTAAGACGTCATACTTTAGAACAACAAGTTAAAAATTCAAAATAA
- a CDS encoding carbohydrate ABC transporter permease, giving the protein MKKKFKNLTFKDALFNIANYTVFFLFTLACIFPFYYIFINTISNNDAVQKGMINFIPVGINIRNYLALTSVNDLGVSFVVTVARTVLGTGLMVLASAFIGYLVTKEEMRNRKFWYRFLIITMYFNAGIMPVFLNLSMLGLTDNFMGYIIPSIIAPYNIILVKTYIESIPRELEESALIDGAGYFMVFRKIIWPLSKPILATIAIFGAVNHWNSFIDSLVYMQNAPKLYTLQHRLYVYLNEASNLKDIISSSPNAAAMALNSKVLKYTVTMVTLIPIFIVYPFMQRYFEKGIMLGAVKG; this is encoded by the coding sequence ATGAAAAAGAAATTTAAAAATTTAACATTTAAAGATGCTTTATTCAATATTGCTAACTACACTGTATTTTTCCTCTTTACATTAGCTTGTATATTTCCGTTTTATTATATATTTATAAACACAATATCTAATAATGATGCTGTACAAAAAGGAATGATAAACTTCATACCAGTAGGGATAAATATTAGAAACTATTTAGCACTTACATCGGTTAATGATCTTGGTGTTTCGTTTGTTGTAACAGTTGCAAGAACAGTTTTAGGTACTGGACTTATGGTTTTAGCATCTGCATTTATTGGGTATTTAGTAACTAAAGAAGAAATGAGAAATAGAAAGTTTTGGTATAGATTCTTAATTATTACGATGTATTTTAATGCAGGAATTATGCCAGTATTCTTAAATTTATCTATGTTAGGTTTAACTGATAATTTTATGGGATATATAATTCCTTCAATTATTGCTCCATATAATATTATCTTAGTTAAAACATACATTGAATCAATTCCTAGAGAATTGGAAGAAAGTGCATTAATTGATGGTGCTGGATACTTTATGGTTTTTAGAAAGATTATATGGCCGCTTTCAAAACCAATTCTAGCTACAATTGCAATCTTTGGGGCAGTAAATCATTGGAATTCATTCATAGATTCATTAGTATATATGCAAAATGCGCCCAAATTATATACATTGCAACATAGATTATATGTATATTTAAATGAAGCAAGTAACTTGAAAGATATAATATCAAGTTCACCGAATGCTGCAGCAATGGCTTTAAATAGTAAAGTTTTAAAGTATACAGTTACAATGGTAACTCTTATACCAATATTTATAGTATATCCTTTTATGCAAAGATATTTTGAAAAGGGAATTATGTTAGGTGCCGTTAAGGGCTAA